The following coding sequences lie in one Primulina huaijiensis isolate GDHJ02 chromosome 2, ASM1229523v2, whole genome shotgun sequence genomic window:
- the LOC140970561 gene encoding DNA gyrase subunit A, chloroplastic/mitochondrial-like — translation MNAHCIHTRPQLPMAFATGFRLFRASHRQLAFLAGPTRFPLPGRTHFVSKDRRRFFAVKASASRRRDDEREEGNGGLLAVRQKDEGNGGGREGRVVVSELHKEATEAYMAYAMSVLLGRALPDVRDGLKPVHRRILYAMHELGLSSKKPHKKCARVVGEVLGKFHPHGDNAVYDSLVRMAQDFSLRFPLIRGHGNFGSIDADPPAAMRYTECRLEALTEAMLLVDLEQDTVDFVPNFDNSQKEPSLLPARIPHLLLNGASGIAVGMATNIPPHNLEELVDALSVLIHNPEATLQELLEYMPGPDFPTGGIIMGNLGILEAYRTGRGRVVIRGKTDVELIDSKTKRSAIIIKEVPYQTNKASLVERIAELVENKVLEGISDIRDESDRSGMRIVIELKRGSDPSIVLNNLYRQTALQSTFSCNMVGILNGQPKQMGLKELLQAFLDFRCSVVERRAKFKLSQAQDRYHIVEGIITGLDNLDKVIDIIRNAPTHVLASDHLQKEFNLTDKQAESILDISLRRLTFLEKNKFVDEGKSLTEQIAKLHELLSSKRQMLKLIEEEAIEIKNKFSTPRRSMLEDSYSGQVEDIDVIPNEEMLLALSEKGYLKRMRPDTFNLQNRGTIGKSVGKLRVNDTMTDFIVCHTHDHVLYFSDKGIVYSARAYRIPECNRAAAGTPLVQILSLSDGERITSIIPVSEFVGDQYLMMLTMNGYIKKVSLNYFSSIRSTGIIAIQLVPGDELKWVRCCTNNGFVAMASQNGMVIMSACENLRALGRNTRGAVAMRLKPGDKMASMDLIPASLGKKLENSEMQKTLGRSLSGPWLLFISESGFGKRVSLSSFRMSPLNRVGLIGYKFSSEDHLAAVFVVGFSVGEDGESDEQVVLVSQSGTVNRIKVRDISIQSRYARGVILMRLEHAGKIQSASLISAAEAESEEVLAAEA, via the exons ATGAATGCGCATTGTATCCACACTCGGCCCCAGTTACCCATGGCTTTCGCTACTGGATTTCGTTTGTTCCGCGCTTCTCACCGCCAGTTAGCGTTCCTTGCCGGCCCTACCCGGTTTCCTCTGCCGGGTAGGACCCATTTTGTCTCCAAGGACAGGCGGAGGTTCTTTGCCGTGAAGGCTTCCGCTTCAAGGCGGAGGGACGATGAGCGCGAGGAAGGCAATGGTGGATTGTTGGCTGTGAGGCAGAAAGACGAAGGAAATGGGGGTGGAAGAGAGGGGAGAGTAGTCGTCTCTGAGCTTCACAAGGAGGCCACGGAAGCTTACATGGCTTACGCGATGTCGGTGCTTTTAGGTCGGGCTTTGCCTGATGTGAGAGATGGTTTGAAACCCGTCCACAGGAGAATATT atatgcaatgcatgaattAGGTCTTTCATCAAAGAAACCTCACAAGAAGTGTGCAAGAGTTGTTGGTGAG GTTCTTGGTAAGTTCCATCCTCATGGAGACAATGCTGTCTATGATTCATTGGTCCGAATGGCTCAG GATTTTTCTTTGCGTTTCCCACTCATTCGCGGGCATGGAAACTTTGGATCAATTGATGCCGATCCTCCTGCTGCAATGCGTTATACTGAGTGCAGACTGGAG GCACTTACAGAGGCTATGCTTTTGGTGGACCTGGAACAAGATACT GTTGATTTTGTTCCAAATTTTGACAACTCGCAAAAAGAACCATCTTTGCTTCCTGCACGTATACCCCACTTGTTGCTGAATGGTGCTTCTGGGATTGCA GTAGGAATGGCAACAAATATCCCACCACATAATCTTGAGGAGCTTGTAGATGCACTATCTGTCTTGATTCACAATCCTGAAGCAACG TTGCAAGAATTGCTAGAGTACATGCCGGGACCTGATTTCCCAACTGGAGGAATAATAATGGGAAATCTAGG CATTTTAGAGGCATATCGAACTGGACGAGGTCGTGTCGTAATCAGAGGGAAGACtgatgttgaattaattgattCCAAAACCAAACGTTCAGCAATTATAATAAAAGAG GTTCCATATCAGACTAACAAAGCATCTCTTGTTGAGAGAATTGCGGAACTTGTGGAGAATAAG GTTTTGGAAGGAATAAGTGACATACGTGACGAAAGTGATCGATCTGGAATGCGCATAGTCATTGAG CTTAAGAGGGGATCAGATCCATCCATTGTCTTGAATAATCTTTATCGTCAAACAGCTCTGCAATCTACATTTAGCTGCAACATGGTGGG AATTCTCAATGGTCAACCAAAACAGATGGGTTTAAAGGAATTACTTCAG GCATTTTTGGATTTTAGATGTTCTGTGGTGGAAAGGCGTGCTAAATTTAAGCTCTCACAAGCACAGGATCGTTATCATATTGTTGAG GGTATCATAACAGGACTTGATAATCTGGACAAAGTCATCGACATAATCAGAAATGCACCAACCCACGTATTAGCATCTGATCATTTACAAAAAG AGTTCAACTTGACTGACAAGCAAGCAGAATCAATTTTAGATATCAGCCTTCGAAGGCTTACATTTCTTGAG AAAAATAAGTTTGTTGATGAGGGGaagtctttgactgaacaaaTTGCCAAGCTACACGAACTTCTCTCAAGTAAAAGACAAATGCTAAAG TTGATAGAAGAAGAAGCTATTGAAATAAAGAACAAATTTTCTACTCCAAGGCGATCAATGCTGGAGGACAGTTACAGTGGCCAAGTTGAAGATATTGATGTCATCCCAAATGAAGAAATGCTACTG GCCCTCAGCGAAAAAGGTTATCTAAAAAGAATGAGGCCTGATACTTTTAATCTCCAAAACCGTGGGACTATTGGGAAATCAGTCGGGAAACTGAGAGTAAATGATACGATGACTGACTTCATTGTTTGCCATACccatgatcatgttttgtacTTCAG CGATAAAGGAATAGTGTACTCAGCTCGTGCCTATAGAATTCCTGAATGCAACAGAGCTGCTGCTGGCACACCACTGGTCCAG ATCTTGTCCTTATCTGATGGCGAGAGAATAACTTCCATCATTCCTGTGAGTGAATTTGTAGGAGACCAGTACCTTATGATGCTAACCATGAACGGATATATCAAGAAAGTTTCTTTGAATTACTTCTCATCAATAAGATCGACTGGAATCATAGCAATTCAACTG GTTCCTGGTGATGAATTGAAATGGGTGAGGTGTTGTACAAATAATGGTTTTGTAGCCATGGCCTCTCAGAATGGAATGGTGATTATGAGTGCTTGTGAGAAT CTTAGAGCGCTTGGAAGGAACACAAGAGGTGCAGTTGCCATGAGACTCAAACCAGGGGATAAAATGGCAAGCATGGACCTGATTCCAGCTTCTTTGGGCAAAAAGTTGGAAAACTCGGAAATGCAGAAGACCCT TGGTAGGAGCTTAAGTGGTCCGTGGCTGCTTTTCATATCTGAAAGTGGCTTTGGCAAGAGAGTTTCTCTTAGTAGCTTTCGGATGTCACCATTGAATAGAGTTGGTCTGATAGGTTACAAG TTCTCATCTGAAGATCATCTGGCTGCCGTTTTTGTGGTTGGGTTCTCTGTAGGAG AAGATGGAGAAAGTGATGAACAAGTTGTGTTGGTCAGTCAAAGTGGAACTGTGAACAGGATCAAGGTTCGGGACATCTCCATTCAGTCTCGATATGCAAG AGGAGTGATACTGATGCGCCTCGAGCATGCTGGAAAAATTCAATCAGCTTCCTTAATATCCGCAGCAGAAGCAGAGTCTGAGGAAGTTCTGGCCGCCGAAGCGTAA